The Pelagibius sp. CAU 1746 genomic sequence ATGGTCGGGCCGGCCTCGGTTTCGCCGGTGATCTGCGACCACAGGCGCCCGGCGCTCGAAAGCACGTCATAGAGCCCGTAGAGCACCGAAGCGGAGCTTTCGGGCAGCGCCAAGATAGTGACGCGGATGGGATTTTCGGACTGGTCCGATCTTCCTGCGGGGGCGGCCATGGCCGGAGGCCTCGCTGTCGTGGCAGAAACGCCTCTGTTTCGGCGTTTCTCCCACTTACCTTCTTCCGGCGCGTTCTGCAATCTCTCCCCGCCGCATTGAAGTTCGCCGCGCCAATTCGAGAGTGAGATTCGACATGATGGAAGCGACACGCGCCCTGCCGGCCTTCGACGAGGCCGCTGCGGAGGCTTTTGCCGAACGCATGGCCGGGATGGTCAACACCGCGGCCGTGACGGTGATGATTTCCCTGGGCCATCGCAGCGGCCTCTTCGACACCCTGGCCGGCTTGCCGCCCAGCACCTCGGCGGCCATCGCCGACGCGGCGGAACTGTCGGAGCGCTACGTGCGCGAATGGCTGGCCGCCATGGTGACCGGCGGCATCGTCATCTATGACGTGAAGACTGGAAGCTATTGCCTGCCGGCCGAGCACGCCGCCTGCCTGACCCGCGATGCGCCGCTGGGCAACCTCGCGGTGGCGGCCAACGCCATCCCGGTGATCGCCGCCGCCCACGACCGCATCGTGGAATGCTTTGAGACCGGCGAGGGCACCCGTTACGAGGACTATCCCTGTTTCCACCAGATGATGGCCGAGGACAGCGGCCAGACCGTGGTGGCGCAGCTCTTCGACCTCATCCTGCCGCTGGCCCCGGAACTGCCGGGCCGCCTGGCCGAGGGCATCGACGTGCTGGATGCGGGCTGCGGCAGCGGTCGGGCCCTCATCGCCATGGCCGCGCGCTATCCCAACAGCCGCTTCACCGGCTACGACCTCTGCGCCGACGCCGTTGCCGGGGCGCAGCAGGCCGCCAGGGCCGCCGGGCTGGAGAACATCCGCTTCGAACGGCGCGATCTCACCGGCTTCGACGAGAAGGACGCCTACGACCTCGTGACCTCCTTCGACGCCGTACACGACCAGAAGGACCCGCAGGGCCTATTGAAGGGCCTCTACGGCGCGCTGCGGCCCGGCGGCGTCTACCTGATGCAGGATATCGGCGGCTCGGCGAAGCTGGAAAACAACCTGGATTTCCCCATGGCCGCCTTTCTCTACACCGCCTCCTGCATGCACTGCATGCCGGTCTCCCTGGGCCAGGGCGGCGCAGGCCTCGGCACCATGTGGGGCTGGGAAACGGCGCTGGAGATGCTCAAGGAAGCGGGCTTCGCAGCGCCGGAGAAATCGACCTTCGACCACGACCCCTTGAACGTCTGGTTCGTCTCCCGTAAGGCCTAGTCTCCCGACTGCCTTGCGGGCGCAGGGAAGGGCGCGACTGCGGCGAATAGTGCCCTTCCCTGTTCCTTCTGGCCCCCGTCCTTGACGGGAGGCCTCCCGCAGGTTATGGAATGAGCGTTCCATAACTGAGCGCGGAGGAAGCCGGCCCATGGCCCGGCCCCGCAGATTTGAACGTGAAGAGGTGGTGGAGAAGGCGCTGGGCGTCTTCTGGCGCCAGGGCTATCAGGCGACCTCGGTGCAGGACCTGGTGGACGCGACCGGCCTCAACCGCGGCAGCCTCTACGACACCTTCGGCGACAAGCACGGCCTCTTCCTGGAGGTGGTGGAGCACTACCGCAGCCACGTCAGCGCCCGGCGCCTCGCCAAGCTGGAGGAGCCGGGGCCGGCGCGCGAGAAGATCGCCACCTTCTTCAAAGAGGTCATCGAGTTCTCGGTCGGCGAGGGGCGCCTGCTGGGCTGCCTCATGACCAACGCCGCCATCGAGCTGGCGCCGCACGACCGCGACACCCGGCTGGCCGTGGCCGCCAACATGGCGGCCATGGAGGCCGCCTTCCGCCGGGTGCTGACCCGCGCCCGCAAGGAGGGCGAGATCGGCGCCGGGAAGTCGCCCGCCGACCTGGCGCGCTTCCTCACCGCCACCGCGAACGGCCTGCGCGTGATGGCCAAGGTGTCGCCCGAGCGGGCCGCCCTGCGCAGCGTGGTGCGCATCGCACTCGAATCGCTCGATTGAGTTTTTTTGACCTGTTTTTGAATGATCGTTCCAGAAATCAGATGCAAGAGGATGTCAAGAACATGCTGAAGACACGCCACCCCGCCCCTGAAATGTCCTTTCCGCTGCTCGACGGCGGCACCTGGACCTTGTCGGAGCGCAAGCCCGAAAGCCTCTCCATGGTGGTGACCTACCGGGGCGCTCACTGTCCGCTATGCCGGAACTACCTGCAGGACCTGAACCGGCGCATGAGCGAGTTCAAGGCGCGAGGCGTCGACGTGGTCGCGGTGAGCGGCGATGGCAAGGAGCGTGCCGAGATGGCCAAGAAGGATTGGGAACTCTCCGAAGTACCGGTCGCCTATGGCCTCAGCATCGAAAAGGCGCGGGAACTGGAGCTGCCGATCTCGACCAGCCGCGGCAAGACCTCGATCGGAATAGAGGAACCGGCACAGTTCAGCGAGCCGGGCCTTTTCCTGATGAAGCCGGACGGCACGCTCTATGCCGCCTACATCCAAACCTTGCCCTTCGCTCGTCCGCCGCTGGACCAACTTCTGAAAGCCATCGATTTTATCAAGGAAAAAGACTACCCCGCCCGCGGCGAGGCCTGAGCGTCTCGCCGCCGCGTCCGGAGCCGGCGGGCGACGGGGCGTTGGAGAAAAGGGGGCCGGGCAGCGGACGCGGCAGGTCCGGCCCCCCTCGCGGATGCCGATGACGACCGCGCTCCGCAAGCCCAGCGCAAGACGGCGCTGAGTTGCCCTTCGGGGAGATTACGCCAGAGGTACATGTCGGCATCGTCCCTGAGGCGGTCGAAGTGCCGCGCAGCGCCGCGGGGCGGGCGGGCTGCCGTGGCGCCGCGTAAACCGCCTTTGCCGGCGCCAGGAGCCTTCTTGTCGAGACGGACTTCTAGAAGGCTAGGGTGCATCGGTCGGACCCCGGAATCCGTCTTGCTGAAGGGACGACCATGATGCGAATGATAATGATTGTCAATCGCGCTGGTCTGTGTAAGATCGCGCCTCGAGCCTTTGCTTGCCAGGGCCGTTCCTTCCACCGGGGCGGCCTTTTTCCGGCAGCTTTGTTAAGAATGCGTGTTATTAGCGATTAGGGCGATGACGCGCGCCAGCGATGTGAAGAGGGGAAGTCAACCGATGAAAATGTTGCAGACAGCCGCCCGGAGCGCGCTATTGGCCACGGTGCTGGCTGTGGGGCCGCTCGCCGTGCCGCTGAGCGCGGCGGAGGTGGACAAGCGGGCGGTCCTGAAGACCTACGCGGATATCGCCCATGCCGCCTACGAGGACTCACTGCTTACCGCGCGGACGCTGGACAGCGCGGTCGACGCGCTGATCGCCAATCCCTCCGACGTCACCCTGGCAGCGGCGCGCGAGGCCTGGATCGCCGCGCGCGTGCCCTACCAGCAGACGGAGGCCTATCGCTTCGGAAATGCGGTGGTCGACGACTGGGAAGGCAAGGTCAACGCCTGGCCGCTGGACGAAGGTCTCATCGACTACGTGGACGAGTCCGCTTACGGGAGCGAATCCGACGAGAACCCGATCTACACCGCCAATGTCATTGCCAACGAGACGCTGCGCGTGAACGGCCAGATGGTCGACGCCGGAAAGATCGACAAGACGTTGCTCGCGGAGGTGCTGCACGAGGCCGAGGAAGTCGAGGCCAACGTGGCCACCGGTTACCACGCGATCGAGTTTCTGCTCTGGGGCCAGGACCTGAACGGTACCGGCCCGGGTGCCGGCAAGCGTCCGGCCAGCGACTTCAGCAAGACCAGCTGCACCGGCGGCCACTGCGAGCGCCGGGCGGCCTATCTGAAAGCGGCGACCGGCCTGTTGATCGACGACCTGGAGGACATGGTGGCGCTCTGGGCGGCGGACGGCGGGGCGCGCGGCGGCCTGCTGTCGGGCGCGCCCGACGCGGGCCTGGCCGCCATGCTGACCGGTATGGGCAGCCTCTCCTACGGCGAACTGGCGGGCGAGCGCATCAAGCTGGGCCTCATGCTTCACGATCCCGAGGAAGAGCACGACTGCTTCAGCGACAACACTCACTACTCGCACTACTACGACCAGCAGGGCGTCATCAACGTCTACACCGGCAGCTACACCCGCGTCGACGGCAGTGTCGTGTCGGGCCCGAGCCTCGCAAACCTGGTCGCCGCAAAGGACGGCGCGGTGGACCGCGACCTGCGCGGCAAGCTCACGGCGACCAAGGGCACCATGCAGGCCATGGTCGACCGCGCCGAGACGGTCGAGGCCTACGACCAGATGATCGGCGAGGGCAATGCCGAGGGTAACGCGGTGATCGAGGCCGTGGTGCAGGCGCTGACCGACCAGACCAAGGCGATCGAGCGCGCCGTGGCCGTACTCGACCTCTCGGCCATCGCGTTCGAGGGGTCGGACAGCCTCGACGACCCGCAGGCCGTGTTCCAGTGATCGCTGGGGAAACGGCCCGGAGAGCAGGCGCTCTTCGGGGTTTGTGCTGAGTAAAGAAAGCGATGAACTATCCTAGCGCGGCCCTCCTGGGTCTTCTGTTGATGACGGGCGGGCCGGAGAGATTCGAGCGGCAGTGCGGGGGGGGCCGGCAGCCATGGCTGCCGCCCCGACACCTGCTGAAAAGGCGCGTATCGAAGCGGCGATCGCGCCGACGGAGGACTTCACCGGGCCGGAGAGATTCGAGCGGCAGTCCGGCGGTGCGGCGACCTCCGTCAATGCGGTCAACGGCGATGCCTTCTCCCATCCCTCCGCGAACATGAGCTTCGAGCGCGAGCTCGATTTCAAGATCGGCAACGGCCTCTTCCGGCGCCTCTGGGTTTCCGCGCCGGCTTCGACCACCTCGGCCGACGGCTTGGGGCCGCTGTTCAATGCACGTTCCTGTCAGCGCTGCCACCTGAAGGACGGGCGCGGCCATCCGCCGGCCTCGGCGCAAGACTCGGCGGTCTCCATGCTGCTGCGCCTCAGCATCGCGCCGCAGAACGACGAGCAGCGTGCCTTGCTGGCCAGCGGCCGCGCTGGAGTGATTCCCGAGCCGACCTACGGCGGCCAGTTGCAGGATCTGGCGATCAAGGGGCACAAGGCCGAAGGCAGGATGCACATCGAATACGAGGAGATGGAGGTGGTGCTGGCCGACGGCACCAAGGTCTCGCTGCGCCGCCCCACCTACACGATCACCGATCTCGCCTATGGCCCGCTGCACCCCGACATCATGATCTCGCCGCGCGTTGCGCCGCCGATGATCGGCCTCGGTCTGTTGGAGGCCGTCCACGACGAGGACATCGAAAGCCATGCCGATCCGGCGGACGCGGACGGCGACGGCATCTCCGGCCGCGTCAACAGGGTCTGGGACGATGTACGGCGGAGGGTGGTGCCTGGCCGCTTCGGCTGGAAGGCGGGCCAGCCCAACTTGCTTCAGCAGAGCAGCCATGCCATCAACGGGGACATCGGCCTTTCCGCGCCGACCATGCCCGCGGCCGCGGGGGACTGCACCGAGGCGCAGGTCGCCTGCAGGCAGGCGCCCAACGGCGACAGCCGCCAGCACGACGGCCTGGAGGCTTCGGCGGAGATGATGGATCTCATTGCCTTCTACAGCCGCAATCTGGCGGTGCCGGCGCGCCGGGACTTGGACGACCCGCAGGTCCTGGCCGGCAAGCAGGTCTTCTACGAGAGCGGCTGCATCGCCTGTCACCGGCCCAAGTACGTGACGCGGCGCGACGCCCTGGGCGAGGAGCAGTCCTTTCAGCTCATCTGGCCCTACAGCGACCTGTTGCTGCACGACATGGGCGAGGGCCTTGCGGATCACCGCCCCGAAGGCCGGGCATCCGGCCGGGAATGGCGTACGGCGCCTTTGTGGGGGATCGGCCTCACCGAGAGAGTGAACGGCCACACCCAGTTCCTGCACGACGGGCGCGCCCGCAACCTGCTGGAAGCGATCCTCTGGCACGGCGGCGAGGCGGAAGCCGCCAAGCAGGAGGTGGTGGACCTGCCCGCCGAAGCGCGCGAGGCGCTGCTGGCATTCCTGCGGACGCTGTGACCGGCGGTCCGGTTTGGGAGACTTAGTTATGCGATTCTGGCGCAGGCTCAAGACGGCGGCGACGATCCTGCTGCTGGCGCTGGGCGGTCAAACGCTGCCCGCCGCGGCGGCGGCGCCCGACTATGCGGCGCTCAACGCCGCGTTGGTCGACAGCTACGTCATCCCCCATTACGCGGCCTTCGCCGAGCGGACCGCGGTGCTGGAGGCTTCGCTGCGGGAGGCCTGCGCCGACGGCCGCCTGGAGGCACGCGAAAGCGCCGCCGCCTACAACGATGCCATGGATGCCTGGATGGCCGTGCAACACCTGCGCTTCGGGCCCGCCGTGCTGTTCCTGCGCTACGACCGCATCGAGTTCTGGCCGGACAAGCGCGGTACCCTGCGCCGTCACCTGGCGCGGATGCTCTCCCAGCGCGATACCAAGGCCTTGGAGCCGCGGGCCTTCGCCGAAGGCAGCGTCGCGGTACAAGGATTCCCGGCTCTGGAGCGGCTGCTGTTCGACGATGGCGATGCGGTCCGGGCATCGCCGCTCGCCTGCCCTCTGGCCTTGGCCATCGGCGGCAACCTGCGCGGCATCGCCGGCGCACTGCTGGCCGATTGGCGGGACGGCGGTTCTTCCTACGCGCAGGTCGTCAAGTCGGCGGCTGACGGCAATGAGCACTACTTCGATGCCAAGGAAGCTTCGCTCGAGTTCGCCAAGGCCCTGCGCGGCGCTCTTCTGCTGGTGGAGGACTACAAGCTCGGCCGGCCTCTGGGCGACGAGCCGGCGTCGGCCCGGCAGACGCGGGCCGAGTCCTGGCGCGCGTCGCGCTCCCTGCGCAATGTCCGCATCAATATCGAAGCCGCCCGGGCGCTCTATCGGGGCACCGGCGCCGTCAGTCTTTCCTCGCTGCTGCGCGAGCAGCCCGAGGGCGCGGGGCTTGACCGGGCGATCGGCGCCGCGTTCGAGCGCCTGTCGGCCGCGCTGGCGGCACAGCCGGAGTCTCTGGCCGTGGCCCTGCGGCAGCCGGATGGCTGGGAAAAGCTGGATGCCGTTCGCGCCGAAACCGGCCGGCTCATGGAACTGCTCAGCGGACCGCTTTCGGAGGTTCTCGATCTGCCAATCGGGTTCAACAGCTATGACGGCGATTGAGAGACGCCATTTTCTGGCCGCTGCCGCCGGGCTCCTGGCGGCCGGGGGCCTGCGCTGGACGGGGGCGGAAGCGGCGTCGTCCGCGCGCTATGTCGTCAGCGCCTGCGCCGCTGGAGATGGCGGGACACTGGCCCGCGTCGTCCGCGACGACGGTCATGTGGTCGCCACTCTGCCGCTGCCCGGCCGCGGGCACGGCGCGGCGCGGCGTCCGGCAATGCGCGAGGTCGTCGTCTTCGCGCGCCGGCCGGGCCGCTTCGCGCTGGCCTTCGATCCCCTGTCGCCGGACCCCGCCCGCCGGATCGATGCGCCGCCGGGACATCACTTCTACGGCCACGGCGTCTTCAGCCCCGACGGCCGCTGGCTCTTCGCCTGCGAGAACGACTACGGCAAGGGGCGCGGCCGTATCGGCGTCTACGATGCCGATGCCGCCTATCGCCGCGAAAGCGAGCTGGAGGCCTATGCCATCGGGCCGCACGAGATGGTGCTGATGTCCGACGGCCGTACGCTCGCCGTGGCCAACGGCGGTATCCTGACCCATCCGGACAAGGGCCGGCGCAAGCTCAACATCGACAGCATGCAGCCCGCGCTGACCTACATCGACACGGCCTCCGGCGCGCTGCTGCACGATCATCGCCTGGCGCCGGACCTGCACCAGCTCTCGATCCGCCATCTGGCTGTCACCTCCGACGACGAGGTCGGCTTCGTCATGCAGTTCGAGGGACCGCGCAACCGCCTGGTGCCGCTGGTCGGCCTGCACCGGGGCGAGGAGGAGATCTTCCTGCCGGAGGCGGACGAGACGGTCCTGCGGGCCATGCGCCAATATTGCGGCAGCGCGGCTGTGGACGTCTCCGGCCGGGTGCTGGCGGCCTCGGCGCCGCGCGGCGGCTGCGTCACCTTCTGGTCGATGGCCGGGTGCAGCTATCTCGGGGCTGTCGAGCTGAGCGACGGCTGCGGTGTCGCCGCTTCGGGCGGGCCAGGCGGATTTCTGCTGTCGAACGGCCACGGCAGGCTGCTGCGCTACAATGCGCTGAGCGGCGAGATGCGGCGCCTCGATGACCCGGCGGCGATGCCGGTGCTTTGGGACAACCACTTGCTCGCCTTCGCGCTGTGAAGGACCGGCTCTCGCGGGCCCGCAATGCGGGCTCAGGTCTCGGCCGGTCCTTTCAGGTTGAGACAGAGACCCGAGTAGAGCACGGGGCCCGTGGGCGCGGCGGGGGAGGCCCCGGCGTCCTCCAAGGTGACCGCCAGGGATTCCGACGTCTTGATGGCGGTCCAGCCGTCGTCGTCCAGCGGCAGGCGTAGCACTTCGCCGCTGCTCACCTGCAGCAGCGGGCGGACGCTGCCGCTGTCGCGCTCCACCGCCCAAACCTGGAAGGTCTTGCCGGCGCTGGGCGAAAGCTCCCGCAGCGGTTCCACGACCACACGCCAGGGGCCCTTGAAGGCGGTCACCACCATGACCGGCTGGCTTGCGTCGTCCTCCAGGACGGCGACGTAACTGG encodes the following:
- a CDS encoding imelysin family protein: MKMLQTAARSALLATVLAVGPLAVPLSAAEVDKRAVLKTYADIAHAAYEDSLLTARTLDSAVDALIANPSDVTLAAAREAWIAARVPYQQTEAYRFGNAVVDDWEGKVNAWPLDEGLIDYVDESAYGSESDENPIYTANVIANETLRVNGQMVDAGKIDKTLLAEVLHEAEEVEANVATGYHAIEFLLWGQDLNGTGPGAGKRPASDFSKTSCTGGHCERRAAYLKAATGLLIDDLEDMVALWAADGGARGGLLSGAPDAGLAAMLTGMGSLSYGELAGERIKLGLMLHDPEEEHDCFSDNTHYSHYYDQQGVINVYTGSYTRVDGSVVSGPSLANLVAAKDGAVDRDLRGKLTATKGTMQAMVDRAETVEAYDQMIGEGNAEGNAVIEAVVQALTDQTKAIERAVAVLDLSAIAFEGSDSLDDPQAVFQ
- a CDS encoding di-heme oxidoredictase family protein; the protein is MAAAPTPAEKARIEAAIAPTEDFTGPERFERQSGGAATSVNAVNGDAFSHPSANMSFERELDFKIGNGLFRRLWVSAPASTTSADGLGPLFNARSCQRCHLKDGRGHPPASAQDSAVSMLLRLSIAPQNDEQRALLASGRAGVIPEPTYGGQLQDLAIKGHKAEGRMHIEYEEMEVVLADGTKVSLRRPTYTITDLAYGPLHPDIMISPRVAPPMIGLGLLEAVHDEDIESHADPADADGDGISGRVNRVWDDVRRRVVPGRFGWKAGQPNLLQQSSHAINGDIGLSAPTMPAAAGDCTEAQVACRQAPNGDSRQHDGLEASAEMMDLIAFYSRNLAVPARRDLDDPQVLAGKQVFYESGCIACHRPKYVTRRDALGEEQSFQLIWPYSDLLLHDMGEGLADHRPEGRASGREWRTAPLWGIGLTERVNGHTQFLHDGRARNLLEAILWHGGEAEAAKQEVVDLPAEAREALLAFLRTL
- a CDS encoding class I SAM-dependent methyltransferase, whose product is MMEATRALPAFDEAAAEAFAERMAGMVNTAAVTVMISLGHRSGLFDTLAGLPPSTSAAIADAAELSERYVREWLAAMVTGGIVIYDVKTGSYCLPAEHAACLTRDAPLGNLAVAANAIPVIAAAHDRIVECFETGEGTRYEDYPCFHQMMAEDSGQTVVAQLFDLILPLAPELPGRLAEGIDVLDAGCGSGRALIAMAARYPNSRFTGYDLCADAVAGAQQAARAAGLENIRFERRDLTGFDEKDAYDLVTSFDAVHDQKDPQGLLKGLYGALRPGGVYLMQDIGGSAKLENNLDFPMAAFLYTASCMHCMPVSLGQGGAGLGTMWGWETALEMLKEAGFAAPEKSTFDHDPLNVWFVSRKA
- a CDS encoding DUF1513 domain-containing protein, translated to MTAIERRHFLAAAAGLLAAGGLRWTGAEAASSARYVVSACAAGDGGTLARVVRDDGHVVATLPLPGRGHGAARRPAMREVVVFARRPGRFALAFDPLSPDPARRIDAPPGHHFYGHGVFSPDGRWLFACENDYGKGRGRIGVYDADAAYRRESELEAYAIGPHEMVLMSDGRTLAVANGGILTHPDKGRRKLNIDSMQPALTYIDTASGALLHDHRLAPDLHQLSIRHLAVTSDDEVGFVMQFEGPRNRLVPLVGLHRGEEEIFLPEADETVLRAMRQYCGSAAVDVSGRVLAASAPRGGCVTFWSMAGCSYLGAVELSDGCGVAASGGPGGFLLSNGHGRLLRYNALSGEMRRLDDPAAMPVLWDNHLLAFAL
- a CDS encoding TetR/AcrR family transcriptional regulator translates to MARPRRFEREEVVEKALGVFWRQGYQATSVQDLVDATGLNRGSLYDTFGDKHGLFLEVVEHYRSHVSARRLAKLEEPGPAREKIATFFKEVIEFSVGEGRLLGCLMTNAAIELAPHDRDTRLAVAANMAAMEAAFRRVLTRARKEGEIGAGKSPADLARFLTATANGLRVMAKVSPERAALRSVVRIALESLD
- a CDS encoding imelysin family protein, which translates into the protein MRFWRRLKTAATILLLALGGQTLPAAAAAPDYAALNAALVDSYVIPHYAAFAERTAVLEASLREACADGRLEARESAAAYNDAMDAWMAVQHLRFGPAVLFLRYDRIEFWPDKRGTLRRHLARMLSQRDTKALEPRAFAEGSVAVQGFPALERLLFDDGDAVRASPLACPLALAIGGNLRGIAGALLADWRDGGSSYAQVVKSAADGNEHYFDAKEASLEFAKALRGALLLVEDYKLGRPLGDEPASARQTRAESWRASRSLRNVRINIEAARALYRGTGAVSLSSLLREQPEGAGLDRAIGAAFERLSAALAAQPESLAVALRQPDGWEKLDAVRAETGRLMELLSGPLSEVLDLPIGFNSYDGD
- a CDS encoding peroxiredoxin-like family protein, which produces MLKTRHPAPEMSFPLLDGGTWTLSERKPESLSMVVTYRGAHCPLCRNYLQDLNRRMSEFKARGVDVVAVSGDGKERAEMAKKDWELSEVPVAYGLSIEKARELELPISTSRGKTSIGIEEPAQFSEPGLFLMKPDGTLYAAYIQTLPFARPPLDQLLKAIDFIKEKDYPARGEA